A region from the Papio anubis isolate 15944 chromosome 6, Panubis1.0, whole genome shotgun sequence genome encodes:
- the PRSS35 gene encoding inactive serine protease 35, whose protein sequence is MENMLLWLIFFTPGWTLIDGSEMERDFTWHLRKVPRIVSERTFHLTSPTFEADAKMMVNTVCGIECQKELPTPSLSELEDYLSYETVFENGTRTLTRVKVQDLVFEPTQNTTKGASVRRKRQVYGTDSRFSILDKRFLTNFPFSTAVKLSTGCSGILISPQHVLTAAHCVHDGKDYVKGSKKLRVGLLKMRNKSGGKKRRGSKRSRRETSGGDQREGTREHLQDRVKGGRRRKQSGGGQRVSEGRPSFRWTRVKNTHIPKGWARGGMGDAALDYDYALLELKRAHKKKYMELGISPTIKKMPGGMIHFSGFDNDRADQLVYRFCSVSDESNDLLYQYCDAESGSTGSGVYLRLKDPDKKNWKRKIIAVYSGHQWVDVHGVQKDYNVAVRITPLKYAQICLWIHGNDANCAYG, encoded by the coding sequence atggaaaatatgcTACTTTGGTTGATATTTTTCACACCCGGGTGGACCCTCATCGATGGATCTGAAATGGAACGGGATTTTACCTGGCACTTGAGAAAGGTACCCCGGATTGTCAGTGAAAGGACTTTCCATCTCACCAGCCCCACATTTGAGGCAGATGCTAAGATGATGGTAAATACAGTGTGCGGCATCGAATGCCAGAAAGAACTCCCAACTCCCAGCCTTTCTGAATTGGAGGATTATCTTTCCTATGAGACTGTCTTTGAGAATGGCACCCGAACCTTAACCAGAGTGAAAGTTCAGGATTTGGTTTTTGAGCCGACTCAAAATACCACAAAGGGAGCATCTGTTAGGAGAAAGAGACAGGTGTATGGTACCGACAGCAGGTTCAGCATCTTGGACAAAAGATTCTTAACCAATTTCCCTTTCAGCACAGCTGTGAAGCTCTCCACGGGCTGTAGTGGCATTCTCATTTCCCCTCAGCACGTTCTAACTGCTGCCCACTGTGTTCACGATGGAAAGGACTATGTCAAAGGGAGTAAAAAGCTAAGGGTAGGGTTGTTGAAGATGAGGAATAAAAGTGGAGGCAAGAAACGTCGAGGTTCTAAGAGGAGCAGGAGAGAAACTAGTGGTGGTGACCAAAGAGAGGGTACCAGAGAGCATCTGCAGGACAGAGTCAAGGGtgggagaagaagaaaacaatctgGCGGGGGTCAGAGGGTTTCCGAAGGGAGGCCTTCCTTCCGGTGGACCCGGGTCAAGAATACCCACATTCCGAAGGGCTGGGCACGAGGAGGCATGGGGGACGCTGCCTTGGACTATGACTATGCTCTTCTGGAGCTGAAGCGTgctcacaaaaaaaaatacatggaacTCGGAATCAGCCCAACAATCAAGAAAATGCCTGGTGGAATGATCCACTTCTCAGGATTTGATAACGATAGGGCTGATCAGTTGGTCTATCGGTTTTGCAGTGTGTCCGACGAATCCAATGATCTCCTTTACCAATACTGCGATGCTGAGTCGGGCTCCACCGGTTCCGGGGTCTATCTGCGTCTGAAAGATCCAGACAAAAAGAATTGGAAGCGCAAAATCATTGCGGTCTACTCAGGCCACCAGTGGGTGGATGTCCACGGGGTTCAGAAGGACTACAACGTTGCTGTTCGCATCACTCCCCTCAAATACGCCCAGATTTGCCTCTGGATTCACGGGAACGATGCCAATTGTGCTTATGGCTAA